In Helicobacter pylori, a single genomic region encodes these proteins:
- a CDS encoding 3-dehydroquinate synthase, whose product MQEIVIPLKEKSYKVFLGELPKIKLKQKALIISDSIVSGLHLSYLLERLKALEVRVCVIESGEKYKNLNSLERILNNAFEMQLNRHSLMIALGGGVISDMVGFASSIYFRGIDFINIPTTLLAQVDASVGGKTGINTPYGKNLIGSFHQPRAVYIDLAFLKTLEKREFQAGVAEIIKMAVCFDKSLVERLETKDLKDCLEEVIFQSVYIKAQVVVQDEKEQNIRAGLNYGHTFGHAIEKETDYERFLHGEAIAIGMRMANDLALSLGMLTLKEYERIENLLKKFDLIFNYQITDIQKFYERLFLDKKSENKTIKFILPKGIGAFEAVSHIPKETILKVLEKWH is encoded by the coding sequence ATGCAAGAAATTGTAATCCCTTTAAAAGAAAAAAGCTATAAGGTATTTTTGGGGGAACTGCCCAAAATAAAATTGAAGCAAAAAGCCCTCATCATTAGCGATAGCATCGTATCTGGGTTGCATTTATCGTATTTATTAGAGCGCTTGAAAGCCTTAGAAGTCAGAGTGTGCGTGATAGAGTCCGGAGAAAAATACAAAAACTTGAATTCACTAGAGCGCATTTTAAACAACGCCTTTGAAATGCAATTAAACCGCCATTCTTTAATGATAGCCCTTGGTGGGGGAGTCATAAGCGATATGGTGGGGTTTGCGAGCAGTATTTATTTTAGGGGGATTGATTTTATTAATATCCCTACGACTTTGCTCGCTCAAGTGGATGCGAGCGTGGGGGGGAAAACAGGGATCAATACGCCTTATGGCAAAAACTTAATCGGATCGTTCCACCAGCCTAGAGCGGTTTATATTGATTTAGCTTTTTTAAAAACCCTTGAAAAAAGGGAATTTCAAGCAGGGGTGGCTGAAATCATTAAAATGGCGGTGTGTTTTGATAAAAGCTTGGTAGAAAGATTGGAAACAAAGGATTTAAAAGATTGTTTAGAAGAAGTAATCTTTCAAAGCGTTTATATCAAAGCTCAAGTCGTTGTTCAAGATGAAAAAGAGCAAAATATCAGAGCCGGGTTGAATTACGGGCATACCTTTGGGCATGCGATAGAAAAAGAGACTGATTATGAGCGGTTTTTGCATGGCGAAGCGATCGCTATTGGCATGCGCATGGCGAATGATTTAGCCCTTTCTTTAGGCATGCTCACTCTAAAAGAATACGAACGCATAGAAAATTTATTGAAAAAATTTGATTTGATATTCAACTACCAAATCACCGATATTCAAAAATTTTACGAACGCTTGTTTTTAGACAAAAAAAGCGAAAATAAGACAATCAAATTCATTCTGCCTAAAGGCATTGGAGCGTTTGAAGCGGTCTCTCATATCCCTAAAGAAACGATTTTAAAGGTGTTAGAAAAATGGCATTAA
- the mtaB gene encoding tRNA (N(6)-L-threonylcarbamoyladenosine(37)-C(2))-methylthiotransferase MtaB, whose translation MKKVYFKTFGCRTNLFDTQVMGENLKDFSATLEEQEADIIVINSCTVTNGADSTVRSYAKKMVRLNKEVLFTGCGVKTQGKELFEKGFLKGVFGHDNKEKINALLQEKKRFFIDDNLENKHLDTTMVSEFVGKTRAFIKIQEGCDFDCNYCIIPSVRGRARSFEERKILEQVGLLCSKGVQEVVLTGTNVGSYGKDRGSNIARLIKKISQITGLKRIRIGSLEPNQINDEFLELLEEDFLEKHLHIALQHSHDLMLERMNRRNRTKSDRELLEIIASKNFAIGTDFIVGHPGESESVFEKAFKNLESLPLTHIHPFIYSKRKDTPSSLMTDSVSLEDSKKRLNAIKDLILHKNKAFRQLQFKLNTPLKALVEAQKDGEFKALDQFFNPIKIKSDKPLRASFLEIKEYEIKERENHAVF comes from the coding sequence ATGAAAAAAGTCTATTTCAAAACTTTTGGGTGCAGGACGAATCTTTTTGACACGCAAGTGATGGGCGAGAATTTAAAGGATTTTAGCGCGACTTTAGAAGAACAAGAAGCCGATATTATTGTGATCAATTCTTGCACCGTAACCAATGGGGCCGATAGCACGGTAAGGAGTTACGCTAAAAAAATGGTGCGATTAAATAAAGAAGTGCTATTTACTGGCTGTGGGGTGAAAACCCAAGGCAAAGAGCTTTTTGAAAAAGGGTTTTTAAAGGGCGTTTTTGGGCATGACAATAAAGAAAAGATTAACGCGCTTTTACAAGAAAAAAAGCGTTTTTTTATAGATGATAATTTAGAAAACAAGCACTTAGACACCACGATGGTGAGCGAGTTTGTGGGTAAGACTAGGGCGTTTATCAAGATCCAAGAAGGCTGTGATTTTGATTGCAATTATTGCATTATCCCAAGCGTGAGAGGGAGGGCTAGGAGTTTTGAAGAGAGGAAAATTTTAGAGCAAGTGGGCCTTTTATGCTCTAAAGGCGTTCAAGAAGTGGTTTTAACCGGCACTAACGTGGGGAGCTATGGGAAAGATAGAGGAAGCAATATCGCGCGATTGATTAAAAAAATAAGCCAGATTACCGGATTAAAACGCATAAGGATTGGGAGCTTAGAACCTAATCAAATCAACGATGAATTTTTAGAGCTTTTAGAAGAGGATTTTTTAGAAAAACATTTGCATATCGCTTTACAGCACAGCCATGATCTCATGTTAGAGAGGATGAATCGAAGAAACCGCACCAAAAGCGATAGGGAATTATTAGAGATAATCGCTTCTAAGAATTTTGCTATCGGCACGGATTTTATTGTAGGGCATCCGGGCGAGAGCGAAAGCGTTTTTGAAAAAGCGTTTAAAAATTTAGAAAGCTTGCCTTTAACGCACATCCACCCTTTTATTTACAGCAAACGAAAAGACACCCCCTCTAGCTTGATGACTGATAGTGTGAGTTTGGAAGATTCTAAAAAGCGTTTGAATGCGATTAAAGATTTGATTTTGCATAAAAATAAGGCGTTCAGGCAATTGCAATTCAAACTCAACACGCCCCTAAAAGCCTTAGTAGAAGCGCAAAAAGACGGCGAATTTAAAGCCCTAGATCAATTTTTCAACCCCATTAAAATCAAAAGCGATAAGCCTTTAAGGGCTAGTTTTTTAGAAATCAAAGAGTATGAAATTAAGGAGAGGGAAAACCATGCCGTTTTCTAA
- the tgt gene encoding tRNA guanosine(34) transglycosylase Tgt, with translation MDFQLQAIDKHARAGLLNLAHSQVATPVFMPVGTQGCIKSLDAMDMQEILGAKLILANTYHMYLRPGEKVVEQLGGLHRFAQFQGSFLTDSGGFQAFSLSDNVKLQEDGIVFKSHIDGSKHLFTPAKVLDIQYSLNSDIMMVLDDLVGLPAPLKRLEESIKRSAKWANLSLEYHKENNRPNNNLFAIIQGGTHLKMRSLSVGLTHKGFDGYAIGGLAVGESVDEMLETIAHTAPLLPKDKPRYLMGVGTPENILDAISLGVDMFDCVMPTRNARNATLFTHSGKISIKNAPYKLDDTPIEENCACYACKRYSKAYLHHLFRAKELTYARLASLHNLHFYLELVKNARNAILEKRFLSFKKEFLEKYHSCSH, from the coding sequence ATGGATTTTCAACTCCAAGCTATTGACAAACACGCGCGAGCTGGTCTTTTAAATTTAGCCCATTCTCAAGTGGCAACGCCTGTTTTTATGCCAGTAGGCACGCAAGGCTGTATCAAATCTTTAGACGCTATGGATATGCAAGAAATTTTAGGCGCTAAACTCATTTTAGCCAACACCTATCACATGTATTTAAGACCGGGCGAGAAAGTGGTTGAACAATTAGGGGGCTTGCATCGTTTCGCTCAATTTCAGGGGAGTTTTTTAACCGATAGCGGAGGGTTTCAAGCCTTCAGTTTGAGCGATAACGTCAAATTGCAAGAAGACGGGATTGTTTTTAAATCCCATATTGATGGGAGCAAGCATTTATTCACGCCCGCTAAAGTTTTGGACATCCAATATTCTTTGAATAGCGATATTATGATGGTTTTAGACGATTTAGTGGGCTTGCCCGCTCCCTTAAAACGCCTTGAAGAATCCATTAAAAGAAGCGCCAAATGGGCGAATCTCAGCCTAGAATACCACAAAGAAAATAACCGCCCCAACAACAACCTTTTTGCCATTATCCAGGGCGGCACGCATTTGAAAATGCGCAGTCTTAGCGTGGGATTAACGCATAAAGGTTTTGATGGCTACGCTATAGGCGGTTTAGCGGTGGGGGAAAGTGTAGATGAGATGCTAGAAACGATCGCACACACCGCCCCCTTGCTCCCCAAAGACAAGCCTCGCTATTTAATGGGCGTAGGCACGCCTGAAAATATCCTAGACGCTATCAGTTTAGGGGTGGATATGTTTGATTGCGTGATGCCCACCAGAAACGCCAGAAACGCCACTCTTTTCACGCATTCTGGCAAAATTTCTATCAAAAACGCGCCCTATAAATTGGATGATACCCCCATTGAAGAAAATTGTGCTTGTTATGCTTGCAAACGCTACTCTAAAGCCTATTTGCACCATCTCTTTAGGGCTAAAGAACTCACCTACGCTCGTTTGGCCAGCTTGCACAATTTGCATTTTTATTTAGAGCTGGTTAAAAACGCCAGAAACGCCATTTTAGAAAAGCGGTTTTTGAGTTTTAAAAAAGAATTTTTAGAAAAATACCACTCTTGTTCGCATTGA
- a CDS encoding potassium transporter TrkA, which translates to MELKKIALILDGIVAKNFLDLVLRHYSNHNFYIVVVKDESLIPKNYPSTFAFYCFDATSSFRLLQVLNDEVSDAFLIIQDFKEQRIIHKIIQTHFKRMRVVLSVKRDGEKTLENNEENKDEKLILIDEFEVLANKFISRLPNIPSTPREFGLGKGEIMEIDVPFGSIFAYRHIGSIRQKEYRIVGLYRNDVLLLSTKSLVIQPRDILLVAGNPEILNAVYHQVKSNVGQFPAPFGKSIYLYIDMRLQNRKAMMRDVYQALFLHKRLKSYKLYIQVLHPTSPKFYHKFLALETESIEVNFDFYGKSFIQKLHEDHQKKMGLIVVGRELFLSKKHRKALYKTATPVYKTNTSGLFKTSQSVVVLNESLDINEDMSSVIFDVSMQMDLGLLLYDFDPNKRYKNEIVNHYENLANTLNRKIEIFQTDIRNPIMYLNSLRNPILHFMPFEECITHTRFWWFLSTKVEKLAFLNDDNPQIFIPVAE; encoded by the coding sequence TTGGAATTGAAGAAAATCGCCCTTATTTTAGATGGCATTGTAGCAAAAAATTTTTTAGACTTGGTGCTAAGGCATTATTCTAATCATAATTTTTATATAGTGGTTGTCAAAGATGAGAGCCTTATCCCTAAAAATTACCCGAGCACTTTCGCTTTTTATTGTTTTGATGCGACTTCTAGTTTCAGGCTTTTGCAAGTGTTAAACGATGAGGTGAGCGATGCGTTTTTAATCATACAAGATTTTAAAGAACAGCGCATCATTCATAAAATCATTCAAACCCATTTCAAACGCATGCGCGTGGTTTTGAGCGTGAAAAGAGATGGTGAAAAGACTTTAGAAAATAATGAAGAAAATAAAGATGAAAAGCTTATTTTGATTGATGAATTTGAAGTTTTAGCCAATAAATTCATTTCTCGTTTGCCCAATATCCCTAGCACCCCTAGAGAGTTTGGGTTAGGCAAGGGCGAGATCATGGAGATTGATGTGCCTTTTGGGAGTATTTTTGCTTACAGGCATATTGGCTCTATCAGGCAAAAAGAATACAGGATTGTAGGGCTTTATCGCAACGATGTTTTGTTGCTCTCCACTAAATCTTTAGTCATCCAGCCACGAGACATTCTTTTAGTGGCGGGCAATCCGGAAATTTTAAACGCGGTGTATCATCAAGTCAAAAGCAATGTGGGGCAGTTCCCAGCCCCCTTTGGTAAGAGCATTTATTTATACATTGATATGCGTTTGCAGAACAGAAAAGCGATGATGCGCGATGTGTATCAAGCCTTGTTTTTACACAAACGTTTAAAGAGCTACAAGCTCTACATTCAGGTTTTACACCCCACTAGCCCTAAGTTTTACCACAAATTTTTAGCGCTAGAAACCGAAAGCATTGAAGTGAATTTTGATTTTTATGGGAAAAGTTTTATCCAAAAACTTCATGAAGACCACCAAAAAAAAATGGGCCTAATCGTGGTAGGCAGAGAGCTTTTTTTATCTAAAAAACACCGAAAAGCCTTGTATAAAACAGCCACCCCGGTTTATAAAACCAACACTTCCGGCTTGTTTAAAACCTCTCAAAGCGTGGTGGTATTGAATGAAAGCTTGGATATTAATGAGGACATGTCTTCAGTGATTTTTGATGTGTCTATGCAAATGGATTTGGGCTTGTTGCTCTATGATTTTGACCCTAACAAGCGCTATAAAAACGAGATTGTCAATCATTATGAAAATTTAGCCAACACGCTCAACCGCAAGATTGAGATTTTCCAAACCGATATTAGAAATCCTATCATGTATCTCAATTCTTTAAGAAATCCCATTTTGCATTTCATGCCTTTTGAAGAGTGCATCACGCACACGCGCTTTTGGTGGTTTTTATCCACTAAAGTGGAAAAATTAGCGTTTTTAAACGATGATAACCCTCAAATTTTTATCCCTGTAGCGGAGTGA